In one Candidatus Nomurabacteria bacterium genomic region, the following are encoded:
- a CDS encoding alpha/beta fold hydrolase, translating to MTERQIEFTSDNYKLAGTFVTPDESKPLPAVLMLPGSGQTDRDDNAKKLAINVFPQVAEAMSSIGVASLRYDKRGVGESEGDYWRSDLDDRIADAGAAIEWLKAQDDVDSDNVYVLGHSEGALVATSLAAGRAAVAGAILLAGSAKTGEETLIWQGEQIVGSLTGFSKWLVDHLHIDAKKKQQQAIDKIKKSTKDTYKVQFIQRINAKWMRELLAYEPEQDLAKINVPVLAITGSKDIQVDPADLERMKQLVKGPFEAHCVPDVTHLLRADAGAPGIKTYKEQARRPVDERVINYIENWLKDKIKR from the coding sequence ATGACTGAGCGTCAGATCGAATTTACGTCAGACAACTACAAATTAGCGGGTACTTTCGTGACACCGGATGAATCCAAGCCTCTACCAGCAGTGTTGATGCTACCGGGGTCGGGCCAGACGGACCGCGACGATAATGCCAAGAAGCTTGCCATAAATGTATTTCCGCAGGTGGCGGAGGCGATGAGCAGCATTGGCGTTGCTAGTTTACGATATGATAAGCGTGGCGTCGGTGAGAGCGAAGGTGATTATTGGCGCAGTGATTTAGATGATCGCATAGCCGATGCGGGCGCGGCGATCGAATGGCTAAAGGCTCAAGATGACGTAGACTCTGATAACGTATATGTTCTTGGCCATAGCGAGGGTGCGCTTGTAGCTACAAGTCTTGCTGCGGGACGTGCGGCGGTTGCGGGTGCAATTCTGCTGGCCGGATCGGCAAAGACAGGCGAAGAGACGCTAATCTGGCAAGGCGAACAAATTGTTGGCAGTCTGACGGGATTTTCAAAATGGCTTGTTGACCATCTGCATATTGATGCTAAGAAAAAGCAGCAACAAGCCATTGATAAGATAAAGAAAAGCACCAAAGACACGTATAAAGTTCAGTTCATACAGAGGATAAATGCCAAGTGGATGCGTGAATTGCTCGCTTACGAACCAGAACAAGATTTGGCGAAGATTAATGTCCCAGTTCTTGCGATTACCGGTTCGAAGGATATACAGGTTGACCCTGCGGATCTTGAGCGTATGAAGCAGCTGGTCAAGGGTCCATTTGAGGCGCACTGTGTGCCAGACGTAACGCACCTATTGCGCGCAGACGCAGGCGCTCCTGGTATCAAAACATACAAGGAGCAGGCGCGGCGGCCAGTTGACGAGCGCGTTATAAATTACATAGAAAACTGGTTGAAGGATAAAATAAAACGGTAA
- a CDS encoding helix-turn-helix domain-containing protein: MKMTDLLLHPVRIRILQAFLGERELTTAQLAAEMGDIPPGRIYRHVTLLADAGVLEVKSERRVRGAVERSYGLGIKTKPDVAEIKKMTRDEHLQAFTAYVTGLLASYERYLDSDKPDLVRDGVGYSMNALWLSDDEYADFVKDIAAVVTKRTKNKPTAERKRRLIASAFMPLLNNKEGSND, encoded by the coding sequence ATGAAAATGACAGACTTGCTACTTCACCCCGTACGAATCCGTATCCTCCAAGCTTTTTTAGGGGAGCGTGAGCTAACGACTGCTCAGCTTGCGGCAGAAATGGGTGATATTCCTCCGGGCAGGATTTATCGACATGTAACTTTGCTAGCCGATGCGGGAGTTTTGGAAGTTAAGTCCGAACGGCGAGTGCGTGGCGCAGTTGAGCGTTCATATGGCTTGGGGATCAAGACCAAACCTGATGTAGCAGAAATAAAAAAAATGACCCGTGATGAACATCTGCAGGCTTTTACGGCATATGTAACCGGACTGCTAGCAAGTTATGAACGGTATCTTGATAGTGACAAGCCGGATCTGGTACGTGATGGCGTTGGTTATTCTATGAATGCATTGTGGCTGAGTGATGACGAGTATGCTGATTTCGTAAAAGATATCGCAGCCGTCGTAACGAAACGGACAAAAAATAAACCAACAGCAGAGCGAAAGCGTCGCCTGATAGCGAGCGCATTTATGCCACTGCTTAACAACAAGGAGGGATCGAATGACTGA
- a CDS encoding FAD-binding oxidoreductase, with product MENSKNTADAIIVGGGAVGLHTANAMYDAMGKNSNILAVTQESEWGGIAGRSLEQYRMFNDSFALAEIVDKGMKLYSRVDEELRERDKNSNATERAYEQFPYIFTVGAKERPSHIQELLPPGTLGRPDMDYYRSIKNDTEAWGFNPQAREVSAEELRQQFPLLDGDGIEGAMIVDNAGRLHFDVMRSWLMDCSRADSNGHGVTYRTRTIARKILLGKNGEAIGVDFGNEKIYSDKIILALGAFAIKLPQLLSGDESERLARNFTITQRELFFANTPGVPDNTNFFVITPDMAIGRISTREGHASYGYAATDDLLITEPSTDPRPNNSYEADLQIDHKSLFVGRTYAMFSECSSRWDADYRDPARHNLAIEPFGHSAGYYSAYRDDLPIVGKIGDTNVTLAAGSHHSGVMGGQGIAELVVDHVLGTENLSEKTHQQTNILRNPAEHTGLVL from the coding sequence ATGGAGAACTCTAAAAACACAGCCGACGCGATAATTGTTGGTGGTGGAGCAGTCGGGCTACACACGGCAAACGCCATGTACGATGCCATGGGCAAGAATTCGAACATTCTAGCCGTAACTCAAGAAAGTGAATGGGGCGGCATTGCTGGGCGTTCACTTGAGCAATATCGCATGTTTAACGACTCATTTGCTTTAGCAGAAATAGTCGACAAGGGCATGAAACTGTATAGCCGTGTTGACGAAGAACTACGCGAACGTGACAAAAACAGCAACGCTACCGAGCGAGCATATGAACAATTTCCGTATATCTTTACCGTCGGAGCAAAAGAGCGACCAAGTCATATTCAGGAATTGCTTCCTCCGGGCACACTTGGTAGGCCGGATATGGACTATTACCGAAGTATCAAAAATGACACTGAAGCATGGGGGTTTAATCCCCAAGCTCGGGAAGTTAGTGCAGAAGAATTACGACAGCAATTTCCACTGCTAGACGGTGACGGCATAGAGGGGGCTATGATTGTTGATAACGCCGGCCGACTACATTTCGACGTAATGCGAAGCTGGCTTATGGATTGCAGTCGGGCAGATAGCAACGGTCACGGCGTCACTTACCGCACCAGGACTATCGCGCGGAAAATCTTGCTCGGAAAAAACGGCGAAGCAATAGGCGTCGATTTTGGCAACGAAAAAATATATAGCGACAAAATCATCCTGGCGCTCGGTGCATTTGCCATCAAGCTACCGCAGCTACTATCGGGCGACGAATCCGAACGACTAGCACGCAACTTTACCATCACGCAGCGCGAACTGTTTTTTGCTAACACACCTGGAGTACCAGACAACACAAACTTTTTTGTCATTACTCCGGACATGGCGATTGGCCGTATATCTACCCGCGAAGGTCACGCTAGCTACGGCTATGCCGCTACGGATGATTTGTTAATTACCGAACCCAGTACAGATCCACGCCCTAATAATTCCTACGAGGCCGACTTACAAATCGACCACAAAAGCCTATTCGTTGGCCGCACCTATGCAATGTTTAGCGAATGTTCGTCACGTTGGGACGCCGACTATCGTGACCCTGCTCGGCACAATCTAGCCATCGAACCATTCGGCCATAGCGCCGGATACTACTCAGCCTATCGCGATGACTTGCCGATTGTCGGCAAAATCGGCGACACAAACGTCACTTTAGCAGCTGGCTCTCACCATTCCGGCGTCATGGGCGGTCAAGGCATAGCAGAGCTCGTCGTTGATCACGTGCTGGGCACGGAAAACTTATCCGAAAAAACACACCAACAGACAAACATTCTGAGGAATCCTGCGGAGCACACAGGGTTGGTATTATAA
- a CDS encoding CHAP domain-containing protein, translated as MTIKPYIAAVAAVSSLALFFGQTAHAQAPNFIGSPSNFNPGNQLPAPGSRVQPRGGFPPQQVQYRVRVNERIQYSERHSWTYSERRTDDTQRQHRAARPAAPRSSNLYINGQCTWYAKKRRPDLPNGLGNANTWYARAAAKGYKVGSSPRVGAIGATSQGALGHVVYVESVHRNGTITVSEMNYNGGVGKVHTRTVAATQFKYIYRSVA; from the coding sequence ATGACAATCAAACCATATATAGCGGCGGTTGCCGCAGTCTCTTCGCTTGCGCTTTTTTTCGGCCAGACCGCTCATGCGCAGGCGCCTAACTTCATTGGTAGTCCGTCTAACTTTAATCCTGGCAATCAGTTGCCTGCGCCCGGTTCGAGAGTTCAGCCACGAGGCGGGTTTCCGCCGCAGCAGGTTCAATATCGAGTTAGGGTCAATGAAAGGATTCAGTACAGCGAAAGGCATAGCTGGACATATAGCGAACGTCGTACGGACGACACTCAGCGTCAGCACAGGGCGGCTAGGCCGGCGGCTCCTAGGTCTAGTAATTTGTATATAAATGGCCAGTGTACTTGGTACGCAAAAAAGCGTCGACCTGATTTGCCGAATGGGCTCGGAAATGCAAATACTTGGTATGCGCGGGCGGCAGCCAAAGGCTATAAAGTCGGTTCGTCTCCTCGTGTAGGTGCAATAGGGGCGACGTCACAAGGAGCACTTGGACATGTCGTATATGTCGAGTCGGTCCATAGAAACGGTACGATTACTGTTTCTGAAATGAATTACAACGGAGGCGTTGGCAAGGTCCACACACGCACCGTCGCGGCAACTCAGTTTAAGTATATCTACAGAAGCGTCGCCTAG
- a CDS encoding PH domain-containing protein yields the protein MYASYLSEQDRTIKQSAGYIFARLLVFRIFILFFSAFVILTGPTRRGERLQLGLHIGTYVIDIILLGVILNFIVSFIVFFAWRSLEYKLSSHKISIKCLMKRSNKQIDLRDIKTTEVRQTFAGHLFEYGTVTLRLQSTTKPVKLRGVPFPEQFETHLKTQLLVNRNLRNMQTTEKK from the coding sequence ATGTATGCCAGCTACCTCTCAGAACAAGATCGTACGATCAAGCAAAGCGCCGGATATATATTTGCTCGCCTTTTAGTGTTCCGAATTTTCATATTGTTTTTTAGTGCATTCGTAATTTTGACAGGACCAACGAGACGAGGTGAACGTCTACAATTAGGACTTCACATAGGAACGTATGTCATAGACATAATCTTGCTTGGAGTAATTTTAAATTTCATCGTATCATTCATTGTTTTTTTCGCATGGCGCTCTCTGGAATACAAGTTGTCATCTCATAAAATTTCTATAAAATGTCTCATGAAGCGATCTAACAAACAGATTGATCTACGCGACATAAAAACGACTGAAGTGCGTCAAACTTTCGCCGGTCACTTGTTCGAATATGGCACAGTTACACTTCGTTTGCAATCAACAACCAAGCCCGTCAAACTACGAGGCGTACCCTTCCCTGAGCAATTCGAAACCCACTTAAAAACACAGCTTCTCGTCAATCGTAACTTGCGCAATATGCAGACTACGGAGAAAAAATAA